In the Arachis ipaensis cultivar K30076 chromosome B04, Araip1.1, whole genome shotgun sequence genome, gtttaataaaatattttattaattttaatatttgtcacaaaaaaaacttaattacaaaatttgatatggtatagagacctaattgaaaagaaaaaaaagtataaaaacctaattaaaaattcgataaaactataaggacctacaaaataattaaaccttttaagTACTAATAACAGATTTAGATAGGTTTGAGAAGTCTTATAAACTATTCTGTGAGTCTAGACTTAGCCTATTAATAAAATTAGATTTTTAGATCGGTCAAAACCTAAAACTATTTTATGACAGCTCAGGCTAGACCAAGTCGAATGCAAGCTAAGTTACAGGTCTTTCAAAGACCTGATCTATTTTCATTCCTAAAGTTGTGTTTAATTTTGAGAACAAGACAAGATAAGATATTAAAAACAGGATTAAGatagaacaaataataaaaattttaatttatctttatttttttcttcatacaaaatttagaataaaaaataaaataataaaaaatataattataaaaatttgataataataataaaaaataaaatatattttatttaatatttctacatttttttattaaataggaCACAAtacattaatttaatattttaaaacataataatttttttctatatttcaTCACAATTTTATGTCTCAATAGCAGGGAAATTGGTAGTTGGTTCAACTCCGAGCAAAACTTCATTGAAGAATTTTaatcatattttaaatttgtctAAAAGTGTGAAAGTATATCGTTAATTAATATATTCGAGGAGTAAAAATTTTCCACTGAGGTCAACAATTGTTTTttaacacaacaacaacaacaacatgctATCACAATATGTAATAAGAAATAATAAACTGATGTTACTATTTActactaaaaaaaaaatattatcagATAATATCACTTATTTTTTTACAAAGTGAtgatatagatatagatatatattaaaaaaattatatataaaataacattaaaataaaatagtataatGTACTATTACAGtattaatgaaaaataataaattgatattattgaatattgtattttttataaattaatacaaatatacatttaaaAAATAATACTCAAAATGACATTAAAAATAGCAATATTATTACGGTACTATTTATAAAATATAGACATTCTGTTGAATTGTCTCAGACACATTTTAAATACGATATTCGTCTGTATGCGTGTCTGTCGTATCTAATCatatcttaataaaaattaaaatttttttatcagaCACATTTAGACATATCTAAATATTATCACTTATCAACATGTCCaattttattcttaacatatatttttacaataaatttatattaatatattaaacGGAGAATTGAATTGTTGTATTTATGGCCATGTAATATAGGCTCTGTTTTAAGCCCTTTTAATGTATTTTGTTGAGCTTTCTGGATGGttcacaaaatcacaaaattgacACAAAATCTGTATCTCTTCACTTTCTCTGTGTCCGTTGGGAACCAAACAGtgccttctctctcctctctctctctatctttcCCTTTCTCCCCTTTCCCTTTCTCTGTCAAAGACACAGACACANCCACCTCTTCCTCCACCGCCGCCGCCGCCCTTAGAGCCATCTTCCGCCCGTCCGCATCCGGCAGCAACCGCGGAAACCGCCCGCCGCCGACCTCATCCTCGTCCTCCTCGTTCTTCCCTGAGCTCCGCCGTACAAAATCCTTCTCCGCCTCGAAGAACAACGAGGGCTTCTTCTCCGGCGCATTTGAGCCTCAGAGAAGATCTTGTGACGTTAGGGTTCGCAGCACTCTATTCTCTCTCTTCAACCAAGACGACGAGCGCAAAATCCCCAAAAAAGAACCCTCCGTCGAGGTTGAAACCAGAAACCTCGCTTCCTCTTCCACTATAGTTCAAGCTCCGGTCACCTTAGAAgaagaatcagaatcagaatcagagaGCGCTTCTGTTCTGGAGGAAGAGattcaagagcaagaagaagaaaatgatcaAAACGAAGACGAAATTAGGGTTCTAGAAGGACCTACAAATGCGGTAGTTCCCAACATTGTGACAGAAGAGAGGGTTGCAGTTACAGAAATCGTGGAAGAAGAACCTGAACTCCAACCAGAACCGGAAATTGTGGTTGTTCCGGAAGAGGAATTGCTGAAGCCGATGAAGGAACATATCGACCTGGATTCGAACGCTAAGAAGAGTTCCGGCCGCGATTTCAAGGGTAGCTTCTGGTCTGCAGCCTCAGTGTTCAGCAAGAAGCTGCAGAAATGGAGGCAGAAGCAGAAGCTGAAGAAGCAGCGCTGCCGAAATGGTGCCCTGGGCTCCGGCACCACGCTGCTGCCTGTGGAGAAGCCCATTGGCAGGCAATTCCGTGAGACGCAGTCGGAGATCGCTGACTATGGGTTCGGCAGGCGGTCCTGTGACACCGATCCGCGGTTCTCGCTGGACATTGGACGGATGTCATTTGAGGCCGGTAGGGTGTCATTGGACGACCCGAGGTATTCTTTCGATGAGCCGAGGGCGTCGTGGGATGGGTACCTCATAGGGAGGACATTTCCTCCTCCGAGGATGCCTTCAATGTTGTCTGTGGTGGAGGATGCTCCTGTTCATCAGGTCCTGAGGACTGATACTCAGATTCCTGTGGAGGAGCCTGTGAATGTTATGATGAATGCTATCATTGAGAATGCTGATCAGGCTAAGGTCCCCGGTGGCACTTTGCAGACTAGGGAGTATTATTCTGATAGTTCCTCCCGGAGGAGGAAGAGCCTTGATAGGTCTAGTTCAATTAGGAAGACTGCAGCTGCGGTTGTGGCTGAGATGGATGAGTTGAAGCCTGTTTCTGGTGCAATTCCGGTTGCAAATGCCAAGGTAACTCCTGCCGTTGGCATTG is a window encoding:
- the LOC107636701 gene encoding LOW QUALITY PROTEIN: UPF0503 protein At3g09070, chloroplastic-like (The sequence of the model RefSeq protein was modified relative to this genomic sequence to represent the inferred CDS: deleted 2 bases in 1 codon), which translates into the protein MVHKITKLTQNLYLFTFSVSVGNQTVPSLSSLSLSFPFSPFPFSVKDTDTXTSSSTAAAALRAIFRPSASGSNRGNRPPPTSSSSSSFFPELRRTKSFSASKNNEGFFSGAFEPQRRSCDVRVRSTLFSLFNQDDERKIPKKEPSVEVETRNLASSSTIVQAPVTLEEESESESESASVLEEEIQEQEEENDQNEDEIRVLEGPTNAVVPNIVTEERVAVTEIVEEEPELQPEPEIVVVPEEELLKPMKEHIDLDSNAKKSSGRDFKGSFWSAASVFSKKLQKWRQKQKLKKQRCRNGALGSGTTLLPVEKPIGRQFRETQSEIADYGFGRRSCDTDPRFSLDIGRMSFEAGRVSLDDPRYSFDEPRASWDGYLIGRTFPPPRMPSMLSVVEDAPVHQVLRTDTQIPVEEPVNVMMNAIIENADQAKVPGGTLQTREYYSDSSSRRRKSLDRSSSIRKTAAAVVAEMDELKPVSGAIPVANAKVTPAVGIGGVGGGVGIGIGIGIGGGVDLSHHGPKAVFPDRDLRDRDSNSNSLRDDHSETFELGSRDAAGINGERKGAKKSFRWSKAWNIWGLINRRGGGGNKDDDEENRYGRGNGGTVERSFSESWQEFRGERNGDVRGIFNRNALRSNSSVSWRNAPAFGGGVGALAAMRKSDVQANGHGKKGRDEVVLERNRSARYSPNNNSIDNGLLRLYLTPMRGSRRNWPGKGRSNQAHSIARSVLGLY